One genomic region from Nostoc sphaeroides encodes:
- a CDS encoding polysaccharide lyase family 7 protein, producing MKTKFSKLSFTIAAAFVASAGIMSVSNASAQSESSFFVADNATVSGDSAQYPDDVLDLSQWKLTLPISLDLPPKSNSATEIKQPQLQTYPQSEYFRLNAAKNGVLFKAIAGGARTTKNTAYPRSELREMQGDGTQPAAWSCTNANHAMYLEQTLLHTTTKKPEVTIAQIHDSKNDNLMVKYFGPPFANGSTDIGKLEARFNNDTMTQILDSAYKIGDPMTIDIAVTSGGNVTVTYKNQRSGVSNSTATVKLTDIVGSCYFKAGIYIQACSKRDIYNNTNTACVSKNRSVDRSETDPYAYSEIEVRNITLR from the coding sequence ATGAAGACAAAATTTTCAAAGCTATCTTTTACGATCGCTGCTGCTTTTGTAGCGTCGGCTGGAATTATGTCGGTCAGCAATGCTAGCGCTCAGTCTGAAAGTAGTTTCTTTGTTGCGGACAATGCCACAGTCTCAGGTGATAGCGCTCAGTACCCAGACGACGTGCTTGACCTCAGCCAGTGGAAGCTAACCCTGCCAATCAGCCTGGATTTGCCCCCCAAGTCAAACAGTGCAACAGAAATTAAGCAGCCGCAACTCCAAACCTACCCTCAATCAGAATATTTTCGTCTGAATGCTGCGAAGAATGGTGTGCTTTTTAAAGCGATTGCTGGTGGCGCACGCACCACCAAAAATACCGCTTACCCCCGTTCTGAACTGCGTGAAATGCAGGGTGACGGTACGCAGCCCGCTGCCTGGAGCTGTACGAATGCCAATCATGCCATGTACCTGGAGCAAACCCTGTTGCACACCACCACGAAGAAGCCAGAAGTCACCATCGCACAGATCCATGACTCAAAAAACGATAACCTGATGGTGAAATACTTTGGCCCACCTTTTGCCAACGGCTCGACGGACATCGGCAAGCTTGAAGCCCGCTTCAACAACGACACTATGACTCAGATCCTCGACAGCGCTTATAAGATCGGCGATCCGATGACTATCGACATTGCTGTTACATCCGGTGGCAATGTCACCGTCACCTACAAGAACCAGCGTTCAGGTGTAAGCAATAGTACTGCTACAGTGAAGCTAACAGATATCGTCGGTTCCTGTTACTTCAAAGCCGGCATATATATCCAAGCTTGCTCAAAGAGAGATATTTACAACAACACCAACACTGCGTGCGTGAGCAAAAATCGGTCTGTTGATAGGTCTGAGACTGACCCTTACGCCTACTCGGAAATAGAAGTACGGAATATTACTCTACGCTAA